The following coding sequences lie in one Candidatus Nitrospira allomarina genomic window:
- a CDS encoding GNAT family N-acetyltransferase, whose translation MSDLKSIVGFNLALARETENRELDVRILEMGIEAILKDSGKGWYAVAEKSRNGGALIVVGQILVTFEWSDWRNGNFWWLQSVYVYPDQRQQQIFRQLFEYVQSQARLNQEPVCGYRLYVEEKNHRAQQAYAHLGFQETPYHMYEKEYPWTPPSFP comes from the coding sequence ATGTCTGATTTGAAATCTATTGTAGGTTTCAACTTGGCTTTAGCCAGGGAAACTGAAAATCGAGAATTAGATGTGCGAATTCTTGAGATGGGTATAGAGGCAATTCTCAAAGATTCTGGTAAGGGATGGTATGCAGTTGCAGAAAAGTCTCGCAATGGTGGCGCACTTATAGTAGTGGGGCAGATTTTGGTCACCTTTGAGTGGAGCGATTGGCGAAACGGGAATTTTTGGTGGCTTCAAAGTGTGTACGTGTATCCAGATCAGCGTCAACAGCAAATCTTTCGGCAGCTTTTTGAGTATGTGCAAAGCCAAGCCCGTTTGAATCAAGAACCCGTTTGTGGATATCGGCTCTATGTGGAAGAGAAAAATCATCGGGCCCAGCAGGCTTATGCCCACCTTGGATTTCAAGAAACCCCTTACCATATGTATGAAAAGGAATATCCCTGGACACCCCCGTCCTTTCCCTAA
- a CDS encoding DmpA family aminopeptidase, whose protein sequence is MRFPNLKQGLQAYLFCILGIGWAWTASAVLANTSATHDLVEARPHVKDLGITIGRYAPGEMNAITDVQGVKVGHVTIHEGEGALQVGQGPVRTGVTVIIPREDVWHHKVPAGAFVINGTGEMTGLAWVAESGFLEYPIALTNTLNVPRVADGVMSWMIQRYPDIGITDDTLTPVVAECDDSRLNDSQGRHVSPEDVVHALETATRGPVPEGSVGAGTGMVSYQFKGGIGTASRVLPSEDGGYRVGVLVNANHGRRHELTIAGVPVGQVYNTDLPMVSHKELEESIVAALGELPGAVPPQRRQDSGSIIIIIATDAPLDARQLSRLSRRATIGLARTGSISHHGSGDFVLAFSTGNVIPHYPEHRTFFMAHLADTHINPLFQATVEATEEAILNALLQATTVTGRDGRRFEAISVERLRSILNAYGRPIQ, encoded by the coding sequence ATGCGTTTTCCTAATTTGAAGCAGGGTCTTCAGGCCTATCTTTTTTGCATTTTAGGAATTGGCTGGGCATGGACTGCCTCTGCGGTATTGGCCAATACCTCTGCTACTCATGATTTGGTAGAAGCTCGCCCCCATGTAAAGGATCTTGGGATCACCATAGGCCGGTATGCTCCGGGGGAAATGAATGCCATCACCGATGTTCAAGGGGTGAAAGTAGGACATGTCACCATTCATGAAGGCGAGGGGGCCTTGCAGGTAGGTCAAGGCCCTGTTCGGACCGGTGTGACGGTCATTATTCCGCGTGAAGATGTTTGGCATCATAAAGTTCCAGCAGGAGCGTTTGTGATAAATGGGACAGGGGAAATGACGGGATTGGCCTGGGTGGCGGAATCAGGGTTTTTAGAATATCCCATCGCGTTAACGAATACGTTGAATGTCCCTCGTGTGGCAGATGGCGTTATGAGCTGGATGATTCAGCGCTATCCCGACATTGGAATTACTGATGATACGCTCACGCCTGTGGTGGCTGAATGCGACGATAGCCGACTGAATGATAGTCAGGGAAGGCATGTGTCTCCGGAAGATGTGGTCCACGCCCTGGAAACGGCAACAAGAGGTCCCGTTCCAGAGGGGTCTGTCGGGGCAGGGACGGGGATGGTGTCCTATCAATTTAAAGGCGGCATTGGTACCGCCTCTCGAGTGCTTCCATCTGAAGATGGAGGATATCGTGTCGGCGTGTTGGTGAATGCTAACCATGGCCGTCGTCATGAACTAACGATCGCGGGAGTGCCGGTGGGCCAAGTTTATAATACGGATCTGCCAATGGTTTCACACAAAGAACTGGAAGAATCGATCGTGGCAGCTCTGGGCGAGCTTCCGGGAGCGGTCCCCCCTCAAAGACGGCAGGACAGCGGGTCTATTATCATCATCATCGCGACGGATGCTCCGCTTGATGCACGCCAACTGTCTAGACTCTCCCGCCGGGCTACCATAGGATTGGCGCGAACCGGGTCCATCTCCCATCATGGCAGTGGAGATTTTGTCCTGGCGTTTTCTACCGGCAATGTTATTCCTCATTATCCGGAACACCGGACATTTTTTATGGCTCATCTTGCCGATACCCATATCAACCCCTTGTTTCAAGCCACGGTGGAGGCCACCGAAGAGGCCATTCTCAACGCCTTGCTACAAGCCACAACGGTTACAGGAAGAGATGGACGACGCTTTGAGGCAATCTCGGTTGAAAGACTCCGTTCGATTTTAAATGCCTATGGTCGCCCAATTCAGTAA
- a CDS encoding Trm112 family protein produces MVRPEDTTKGKGDIAPDLLAILCCPETKQEVCLLDQTVVQRLNQKISKGELKTKGGQLVTEQIDGGLLRKDNTLFYPIRDQIPIMLIEEGIPIEKSDLSSM; encoded by the coding sequence ATGGTGCGCCCCGAAGATACAACTAAAGGAAAAGGTGATATTGCTCCTGACCTATTGGCAATACTTTGTTGTCCAGAGACAAAGCAAGAGGTGTGTTTATTGGACCAAACCGTTGTTCAACGACTGAACCAAAAAATCTCAAAAGGAGAATTGAAGACGAAGGGAGGTCAACTCGTCACTGAACAAATCGATGGAGGACTTCTTCGAAAAGACAACACTTTATTTTACCCTATCCGTGATCAAATTCCCATTATGCTTATTGAAGAAGGGATTCCAATAGAGAAATCCGATCTCTCATCAATGTAA
- the gcvT gene encoding glycine cleavage system aminomethyltransferase GcvT, whose amino-acid sequence MNETPLVHAHRALNAKLVDFAGWLMPVQYTGVLEEYFAVRQSAGFFDVSHMGRIEVSGDQAEAFLQWVSTNDVSRLQKGQAQYGMVCQSSGGILDDVFVYRTGSSSFLVCVNASNREKMLQWFLKHQSEKFPRAIIHDQSTELAQIAIQGPASKAIMQNLIGMQIETLKTRHCLALEGTEFSGLLSRTGYTGELGYEWYVPAAQAASAWDRLLKAGAEFEAKAAGLGARDLLRLDVGYLLYGNDMDENTSPLEASSEWVVAWDKGEFEGHLALRKQQRDGLTRQLAALEMVERGIPRHDMTIFSNGQLVGKVTSGNFSPILQKGIGLGFVPPALCKEGMSLEIDIRGKRVQAKIVTLPFYKRPKS is encoded by the coding sequence ATGAACGAAACTCCGCTCGTTCACGCCCATCGTGCCCTCAATGCCAAGCTGGTGGATTTCGCCGGCTGGCTCATGCCCGTTCAATATACTGGTGTCCTTGAGGAATATTTTGCGGTCAGGCAATCGGCTGGTTTCTTCGACGTCAGTCACATGGGACGCATCGAGGTATCAGGAGACCAGGCTGAAGCCTTTCTTCAATGGGTCAGTACCAATGACGTCAGTCGCCTCCAGAAAGGGCAGGCTCAATATGGCATGGTCTGTCAATCCTCCGGAGGCATTCTCGATGATGTGTTTGTCTACAGAACCGGGTCCTCCTCGTTTTTGGTTTGCGTCAATGCCTCCAATCGGGAAAAGATGCTCCAATGGTTCTTAAAACATCAGTCGGAAAAATTTCCGCGAGCGATCATTCATGATCAATCAACAGAGTTGGCCCAAATTGCCATTCAAGGGCCTGCATCAAAAGCCATTATGCAAAACCTCATAGGAATGCAAATCGAAACCCTGAAGACCCGCCATTGTTTGGCATTGGAGGGCACGGAGTTTTCCGGGTTGCTGAGTCGAACGGGATATACCGGAGAGCTTGGATATGAATGGTATGTGCCTGCGGCGCAAGCGGCCTCCGCGTGGGATCGACTCTTGAAGGCCGGCGCGGAATTCGAAGCCAAGGCCGCAGGGCTAGGGGCGCGAGATCTTTTGCGATTAGACGTGGGCTACTTGCTGTATGGCAACGATATGGATGAGAACACCTCCCCGCTGGAAGCCAGTTCCGAGTGGGTAGTAGCCTGGGATAAAGGCGAGTTTGAAGGGCACCTCGCGCTACGCAAACAGCAGAGGGATGGTCTCACTCGTCAGCTTGCTGCCTTGGAAATGGTGGAACGCGGTATTCCCCGCCACGACATGACTATTTTCAGCAATGGACAATTGGTGGGTAAGGTCACCAGTGGAAATTTTTCGCCAATTTTGCAAAAAGGGATTGGCTTAGGATTTGTGCCCCCTGCACTGTGCAAGGAAGGCATGTCGCTTGAAATCGACATTCGTGGAAAACGGGTACAAGCCAAGATTGTCACGCTTCCGTTTTACAAACGTCCAAAATCTTAA
- a CDS encoding FKBP-type peptidyl-prolyl cis-trans isomerase, whose translation MIFVLNPLSGKAAGEAMVTTPSGLQYVDLAIGSGREAHAGETAIVHYTGTLTDGKKFDSSKDRNSPFSFRLGEGRVIKGWDEGVEGMKIGGIRKLVIPPQLGYGSRGAGAAVPPNATLIFEVELLDLR comes from the coding sequence ATGATATTTGTATTGAATCCTTTGTCCGGTAAGGCTGCGGGAGAAGCGATGGTGACCACGCCTTCCGGATTACAGTATGTCGATCTCGCCATTGGTTCCGGGCGTGAAGCCCATGCGGGAGAAACCGCCATCGTCCATTACACGGGGACACTCACCGACGGAAAAAAATTCGATAGCTCTAAAGATCGTAATTCACCTTTTTCCTTTCGATTAGGGGAGGGCCGGGTGATTAAGGGTTGGGACGAGGGCGTCGAAGGGATGAAAATCGGCGGTATCCGCAAATTGGTAATCCCGCCTCAATTGGGATACGGTTCCCGAGGGGCCGGAGCAGCGGTTCCCCCCAATGCCACTCTCATCTTTGAAGTCGAACTGCTCGACCTGCGTTGA
- a CDS encoding DUF502 domain-containing protein, whose protein sequence is MHALADHTFKRYLLTGLFLIIPAWGTLLILYTLLETLEHMTVDIVWALYGVRIPGSGITFFCLLVLWVGMGTTHLLGQQIHRKLEDSLERIPFVRSIYYTLKSMADVLKFRDRFGQSKVVAFPFPRDGLWALGFDMGLPPPRLQVVPEGTLMMVFVPTAIHPFTGYLAFVPKESVNRIQLPPEEAMKMEFSAGLYRPRSGWLSPANGPTKDS, encoded by the coding sequence ATGCATGCCCTTGCTGACCATACTTTCAAACGGTATCTCCTGACTGGTTTATTTCTTATTATTCCAGCCTGGGGGACCTTATTAATCCTCTATACACTACTCGAAACCTTAGAGCATATGACGGTAGACATTGTGTGGGCATTATATGGCGTGAGGATTCCGGGTTCAGGGATCACATTTTTTTGTCTTCTTGTCCTCTGGGTGGGCATGGGAACGACCCATTTACTTGGCCAGCAAATCCATCGAAAATTGGAAGATTCTTTGGAGCGTATTCCTTTTGTGCGTAGTATTTACTATACCCTTAAAAGTATGGCGGATGTCCTCAAGTTCCGCGATCGGTTTGGTCAAAGCAAAGTCGTCGCATTTCCGTTTCCTCGTGACGGGCTTTGGGCTTTAGGTTTTGACATGGGATTACCTCCACCCAGGCTACAAGTTGTCCCTGAAGGAACTCTAATGATGGTCTTTGTTCCGACAGCAATCCATCCGTTTACCGGCTATCTGGCCTTTGTTCCAAAAGAAAGTGTGAATCGAATTCAGTTACCACCAGAAGAGGCAATGAAAATGGAGTTTTCAGCCGGACTCTACCGCCCCCGATCGGGATGGCTGTCGCCAGCAAATGGTCCGACGAAGGATAGTTGA
- a CDS encoding NUDIX hydrolase, whose translation MSIEHIYAGKVLILNRETVKLPNGQFTQLEVIRHPGASAVVPIKGDGTVILIRQFRHAAGGFIYEIPAGKLHPQEDPLICAARELEEEIGYQAGQLELLTSIWTAPGFTDEVIHIYRGTDLKEGRQNLDHDEVLEVVEWPLEKALAGIQDGTICDAKTIIGLQLVFLASHSSSV comes from the coding sequence GTGTCGATCGAACATATCTATGCCGGAAAAGTCTTAATTCTCAACCGCGAAACGGTGAAATTGCCCAATGGGCAATTCACCCAATTAGAAGTCATTCGCCATCCTGGCGCCTCGGCTGTCGTGCCGATTAAAGGTGACGGTACTGTTATTCTCATTCGGCAATTTCGCCATGCAGCCGGAGGATTTATTTATGAAATCCCCGCGGGCAAACTGCATCCCCAGGAAGACCCGCTCATCTGTGCAGCACGCGAGCTGGAGGAAGAGATTGGCTATCAGGCCGGTCAGTTGGAGTTGCTCACCAGTATTTGGACCGCTCCAGGATTTACGGATGAAGTCATCCATATCTACCGGGGAACGGATCTGAAGGAAGGACGCCAGAATTTGGACCACGACGAAGTGTTGGAAGTGGTGGAATGGCCGCTTGAAAAGGCGTTGGCCGGTATTCAGGACGGCACGATTTGTGATGCCAAAACAATCATCGGGTTGCAGCTCGTATTTCTAGCCTCCCATTCTTCATCCGTCTAG
- a CDS encoding FIST signal transduction protein codes for MMQCHVALSKEAHPEVAANAVAASVYEALGQAECHLAFVFFSPHYSSDIQRMVDIIHENLRPQALVGCMGQGVIGGDQEIEEHPGLVLWGLRSTDMRVVPFKLTPNLEGEGASLDGWPVALEATTHPYTFFLFADPFSTPIDELLSLLEEHAPGSSAIGGIASGGMDVGESRLVFNRDILGSGVVGVAVKGGLEIRTVVSQGCQPIGERYVVTKVDRNVIQELGGIPPLERLETTLKALDEHEQQQAAYGLQVGIAMDEHRPEFGQGDFLIRGLLGADRESGSLAIADFVQEGQTIQFHVRDAHAASEDFHLLLSKERVTHPDSLPKGALLFSCNGRGRRFFETPHHDVSTLHQQMGTMPIAGFFAGGEIGPVSGKNFLHGYTASIALFYEDVSRPSMGMASDTFHTSKERGS; via the coding sequence ATGATGCAGTGTCACGTTGCCCTTTCCAAAGAAGCTCATCCTGAAGTAGCCGCAAATGCGGTAGCCGCATCAGTGTATGAGGCATTAGGCCAAGCGGAGTGTCATCTCGCATTTGTCTTTTTTTCTCCCCATTATTCCTCAGACATTCAGCGCATGGTCGATATCATCCACGAGAACCTTCGTCCTCAGGCACTGGTGGGGTGTATGGGACAAGGGGTCATTGGAGGCGATCAGGAAATTGAAGAACATCCTGGTCTGGTGCTCTGGGGCCTGAGAAGCACTGATATGCGAGTGGTGCCCTTCAAGTTAACGCCAAACTTAGAGGGTGAGGGAGCGTCACTGGATGGCTGGCCGGTGGCATTAGAAGCCACTACCCATCCTTACACGTTTTTCCTCTTTGCCGATCCGTTTTCTACCCCCATAGATGAATTATTGTCCTTGTTGGAGGAGCATGCTCCCGGCTCGTCCGCTATTGGGGGAATTGCCAGTGGAGGCATGGATGTCGGAGAAAGCCGCCTGGTCTTTAATCGAGACATTCTTGGATCCGGGGTCGTAGGCGTGGCTGTTAAGGGTGGATTGGAAATCCGGACGGTGGTGTCTCAAGGGTGTCAACCTATTGGTGAACGGTATGTTGTGACCAAGGTCGATCGGAATGTCATTCAGGAGCTTGGGGGAATCCCGCCGTTGGAACGGTTGGAAACCACCTTGAAAGCGTTGGATGAACACGAACAACAACAAGCGGCGTACGGACTCCAAGTGGGTATTGCTATGGACGAACATCGACCGGAATTCGGTCAGGGGGACTTTTTGATCCGTGGCCTGTTAGGAGCCGATCGAGAATCTGGGAGTCTCGCCATCGCGGATTTTGTTCAGGAAGGCCAGACGATTCAGTTCCATGTGCGGGATGCTCATGCCGCGAGTGAAGACTTCCATTTACTTTTATCGAAGGAGCGAGTGACCCATCCGGACAGCCTGCCAAAAGGCGCGTTGCTATTTAGTTGTAATGGGCGTGGACGGCGATTTTTCGAAACTCCTCACCATGATGTGTCCACTCTGCATCAACAAATGGGGACCATGCCGATAGCGGGGTTTTTTGCAGGTGGAGAAATTGGCCCCGTGAGCGGGAAGAATTTTTTGCATGGCTATACGGCCAGTATAGCGCTGTTTTACGAAGACGTGTCTCGCCCATCAATGGGCATGGCATCGGATACGTTTCACACTAGCAAAGAGAGAGGTTCATGA